One genomic region from Streptomyces sp. NBC_01304 encodes:
- a CDS encoding AI-2E family transporter, translating into MQPLHTLLPEPARKVAAWCVLALLVTGVAYVGIWLCIELKTAVTPVLLALLGTALLGPLYRRLVAMKVNKSLAAGLTCLAVLVVVGGALYIVVSALIDSGEQIISSLRDAAKGITEHFGAAGTSLDDLAKNSKDLLSKFGGTAASGVISGVSVVGEMIAMAVLALLLVFFFLRDSDKAVAGLHQLAPRDTGHALETMGRRAFEAIEGFMRGTTLIALIDAVCITIGLLILGVPGAVGLGALVFVGAYIPYLGAFISGAVAVLVAFADRGWVIGLWALGVVLAVQVLEGHVLQPMIQSRTVQMHPAIVMLAITAGASLAGILGMLLAVPLVAAAFGVVSEVRERYGLKRAATGREAAD; encoded by the coding sequence ATGCAGCCGCTGCACACCCTTCTGCCGGAACCCGCCCGCAAGGTCGCGGCCTGGTGCGTCCTGGCCCTCCTGGTCACGGGGGTCGCCTATGTGGGCATCTGGCTCTGCATCGAGCTGAAGACCGCGGTCACGCCCGTGCTGCTCGCCCTGCTCGGCACCGCCCTGCTCGGCCCGCTGTACCGCCGGCTCGTCGCCATGAAGGTCAACAAATCCCTTGCCGCGGGCCTGACCTGCCTGGCGGTGCTCGTGGTCGTCGGCGGTGCGCTCTACATCGTGGTGAGCGCCCTCATCGACAGCGGGGAGCAGATCATCTCCTCCCTGCGCGACGCGGCGAAGGGCATCACGGAGCACTTCGGCGCCGCGGGCACCTCCCTCGACGACCTGGCCAAGAACTCCAAGGACCTGCTCTCCAAGTTCGGCGGGACGGCCGCGTCCGGGGTGATCAGCGGGGTCAGCGTCGTCGGCGAGATGATCGCGATGGCGGTGCTCGCGCTGCTCCTCGTCTTCTTCTTCCTGCGCGACTCCGACAAGGCGGTCGCCGGGCTGCACCAGCTCGCCCCGCGCGACACCGGGCACGCCCTGGAGACCATGGGGCGCCGCGCCTTCGAGGCCATCGAGGGCTTCATGCGGGGGACCACGCTGATCGCCCTCATCGACGCCGTCTGCATCACCATCGGGCTGCTCATCCTCGGGGTGCCGGGGGCCGTGGGCCTGGGGGCGCTGGTCTTCGTCGGCGCGTACATCCCCTATCTCGGCGCCTTCATCTCGGGCGCGGTCGCGGTGCTCGTGGCCTTCGCGGACCGGGGCTGGGTGATCGGGCTCTGGGCGCTCGGCGTCGTACTGGCCGTGCAGGTCCTGGAGGGCCATGTGCTGCAGCCGATGATCCAGAGCCGCACCGTCCAGATGCACCCCGCGATCGTGATGCTGGCGATCACCGCGGGGGCCTCGCTCGCCGGGATCCTCGGGATGCTGCTCGCGGTGCCGCTGGTGGCGGCGGCGTTCGGGGTGGTCTCGGAGGTGCGGGAGCGGTACGGGCTCAAGCGGGCGGCGACCGGGAGAGAAGCGGCGGACTAG
- a CDS encoding LURP-one-related/scramblase family protein codes for MKFLVRDRIFGIGDDYWIEDEHGRKAFLVDGKAMRLRETFELKDPQGRVLIDIRAKVFSLRDAMTIERDGEALATIRKKRFSLLRNHYRVSLVDGTELDVSGKILDREFVVEYGGEMLAHISRRWLRVRETYGVDVVHEEADPALMIAVAVCVIRLAEKEREGDRDDD; via the coding sequence ATGAAATTCCTGGTACGCGACCGGATCTTCGGCATCGGCGACGACTACTGGATCGAGGACGAGCACGGCCGCAAGGCCTTCCTCGTCGACGGCAAGGCCATGCGGCTGCGCGAGACCTTCGAGCTGAAGGACCCGCAGGGGCGGGTGCTCATCGACATCCGGGCGAAGGTGTTCAGCCTGCGTGACGCGATGACCATCGAGCGCGACGGCGAGGCGCTTGCCACCATCCGCAAGAAGCGGTTCTCCCTGCTGCGCAATCACTACCGGGTGTCCCTGGTGGACGGCACCGAGCTGGATGTGAGCGGAAAGATCCTCGACCGGGAGTTCGTGGTCGAGTACGGCGGCGAGATGCTGGCGCACATCTCGCGGCGCTGGCTGCGGGTGCGGGAGACGTACGGCGTGGACGTCGTGCACGAGGAGGCCGACCCGGCGCTGATGATCGCGGTGGCGGTGTGTGTGATCCGGCTGGCCGAGAAGGAGCGCGAGGGGGACCGCGACGACGACTGA
- a CDS encoding lectin-like domain-containing protein, giving the protein MTMGLSLVTAQSATAEVIANESFTGATVDQAKWYGGPYQEGDPTGWACLTASTAAPKPLEGCQEKVGDKPGQGALRLTNNKKLQNGYAISKNPIPTRGGTKFSIDFGVYDPMEAGDPADGISLMLLDGSAEMPKKSGKNGSGLGYVGIAGGYLGIGLDAYGNYTDSHNDAGAEGGLSDRTPNSITIRGASSVKNPMVATYKSGRKLAAPGATNRTEARRTAIVELSSEGVVRVRIDFHDGTEPREVIEPVDLDEIKGQPKVPDTLRIGVAASTGNSTAIHELWNGKVETIEPNLLTKVEPKGTVKAGEPAEFEMTTSNDKAAGPTHGDIVTTQTFPEGIKPVSASGDGWDCSVAGQTVTCKRPGSGPDALKPGDAKPPVLVKTEVAKDAKGDKEITSAATTPGESDPKPETSPVSITPVKGPDLTVTTKPKGDVTAGEPAEYQIDVANKPEAGPTDGEVKVVRTFPEGIKPTEAAGDGWKCDIDGQTVTCTRPGTGDDVLDPGKNYPPINVKTDVDDDASGDLDGTTQVTTPSAPNTTPVKDTTTVKPAAKDPNLTVVTSPVGDVVAGKPAKWAIGVGNAPDAGPTTGEVKVVRTFPEGVKPVAANGAGWDCKIDGQTVTCTRPGTGDDALQPGKNYPPINVDTEVDKGAKGDLTGTTETGTPGQDTKPPVKDTVTVIPASAKEPDLSVVTKPVGDVVAGKPAEFNIDVSNAPDAGPTHDSVKVVRTFPEGVVPKVAQGPGWDCKIDGQTVTCTRPGTGDDALQPGKQYPPIKVTTAVGNDVSGTVEGTTGVNTKGDPDGDKTVKDSVDVKAGGDGTAGGGVSCYGGMARISMKPGLGIGDKTQSFTGAGTSSGCTSSDSKLQPGSVQVSFNGIGKGSCVPALGIPNATMTGVMRWYVNGKVLTSKVEGTSKLTLSGANFEGVVTDGAYKGNKVHATADWDIAANIIPGAAHCLLGGYTDATGTWNSVTVDVG; this is encoded by the coding sequence ATGACCATGGGTCTGTCCCTCGTCACGGCGCAGTCCGCCACGGCGGAAGTGATCGCCAACGAGAGCTTCACCGGCGCCACGGTCGACCAGGCCAAGTGGTACGGCGGTCCCTACCAGGAGGGTGACCCCACCGGCTGGGCCTGTCTGACGGCGTCGACCGCCGCTCCCAAGCCGCTCGAGGGCTGCCAGGAGAAGGTCGGCGACAAGCCGGGGCAGGGCGCACTGCGGCTGACGAACAACAAGAAGCTGCAGAACGGCTACGCGATCTCGAAGAACCCGATCCCGACCCGGGGCGGCACGAAGTTCAGCATCGACTTCGGCGTCTACGACCCGATGGAGGCCGGCGACCCGGCCGACGGCATCTCGCTGATGCTGCTCGACGGCAGTGCCGAGATGCCGAAGAAGTCCGGCAAGAACGGCTCGGGCCTCGGCTACGTGGGCATCGCGGGCGGCTATCTCGGCATCGGCCTCGACGCCTACGGCAACTACACGGACTCCCACAACGACGCGGGCGCCGAAGGCGGTCTGTCGGACCGTACGCCCAACTCGATCACGATCCGTGGCGCGTCCAGCGTGAAGAACCCGATGGTCGCGACGTACAAGTCGGGCCGAAAGCTGGCCGCTCCCGGCGCCACCAACCGCACCGAGGCCCGGCGTACCGCCATCGTGGAGCTGTCCAGCGAGGGAGTGGTGCGGGTCCGCATCGACTTCCACGACGGTACGGAGCCGCGCGAGGTCATCGAGCCCGTCGACCTCGACGAGATCAAGGGCCAGCCGAAGGTCCCCGACACCCTCCGGATCGGTGTCGCCGCCTCGACCGGCAACTCCACCGCGATCCACGAGCTGTGGAACGGCAAGGTCGAGACGATCGAGCCGAACCTCCTCACGAAGGTCGAGCCCAAGGGCACGGTCAAGGCCGGCGAGCCGGCCGAGTTCGAGATGACCACCAGCAACGACAAGGCCGCCGGTCCCACGCACGGCGACATCGTCACCACCCAGACCTTCCCCGAAGGCATCAAGCCGGTCTCGGCCTCCGGTGACGGCTGGGACTGCTCGGTGGCGGGCCAGACGGTCACCTGCAAGCGACCCGGCTCCGGCCCCGACGCCCTCAAGCCGGGCGACGCCAAGCCGCCGGTCCTGGTGAAGACCGAGGTCGCCAAGGACGCCAAGGGCGACAAGGAGATCACCTCCGCCGCGACCACCCCGGGCGAGTCCGACCCGAAGCCGGAGACCAGCCCGGTCAGCATCACCCCGGTCAAGGGCCCGGACCTGACGGTCACCACCAAGCCCAAGGGCGACGTGACCGCCGGTGAGCCCGCCGAGTACCAGATCGACGTGGCCAACAAGCCGGAGGCCGGACCGACCGACGGCGAGGTGAAGGTCGTCCGCACCTTCCCCGAGGGCATCAAGCCCACCGAGGCCGCCGGTGACGGCTGGAAGTGCGACATCGACGGCCAGACCGTCACCTGCACCCGCCCCGGCACCGGGGACGACGTACTGGACCCGGGCAAGAACTACCCGCCCATCAACGTCAAGACCGACGTCGACGACGACGCGTCCGGCGACCTGGACGGCACCACCCAGGTGACCACGCCCAGCGCGCCGAACACCACCCCGGTCAAGGACACCACCACGGTCAAGCCGGCCGCCAAGGACCCGAACCTGACCGTGGTCACCTCGCCGGTCGGTGACGTCGTCGCCGGCAAGCCCGCCAAGTGGGCCATCGGCGTGGGCAACGCGCCGGACGCCGGCCCGACCACCGGCGAGGTGAAGGTCGTCCGCACCTTCCCCGAGGGCGTCAAGCCCGTGGCCGCCAACGGTGCCGGCTGGGACTGCAAGATCGACGGCCAGACCGTCACCTGCACCCGCCCCGGCACCGGTGACGACGCGCTGCAGCCCGGCAAGAACTACCCGCCCATCAACGTGGACACCGAGGTCGACAAGGGCGCCAAGGGCGACCTGACCGGTACCACCGAGACCGGCACGCCGGGCCAGGACACCAAGCCGCCGGTCAAGGACACCGTCACGGTGATCCCGGCCTCGGCCAAGGAGCCCGACCTGTCCGTGGTGACCAAGCCGGTCGGCGATGTGGTCGCGGGCAAGCCCGCCGAGTTCAACATCGACGTCTCCAACGCGCCCGACGCGGGCCCGACGCACGACTCGGTGAAGGTCGTCCGCACCTTCCCCGAGGGCGTCGTGCCGAAGGTCGCGCAGGGCCCCGGCTGGGACTGCAAGATCGACGGCCAGACCGTCACCTGCACCCGCCCCGGCACCGGTGACGACGCGCTGCAGCCCGGCAAGCAGTACCCGCCCATCAAGGTGACCACCGCGGTCGGCAACGACGTGTCGGGCACGGTCGAGGGCACCACGGGCGTCAACACCAAGGGCGACCCGGACGGCGACAAGACCGTCAAGGACTCCGTCGACGTCAAGGCCGGCGGCGACGGCACCGCGGGCGGCGGCGTGAGCTGCTACGGCGGCATGGCCCGGATCAGCATGAAGCCGGGTCTCGGCATCGGTGACAAAACGCAGTCCTTCACCGGCGCGGGCACCAGCTCCGGCTGTACGTCCAGCGACTCGAAGCTGCAGCCGGGCTCGGTCCAGGTCTCGTTCAACGGCATCGGCAAGGGGTCCTGTGTCCCCGCGCTCGGCATCCCGAACGCGACGATGACCGGCGTCATGCGCTGGTACGTCAACGGCAAGGTCCTCACCTCCAAGGTCGAGGGCACCTCGAAGCTCACGCTGTCCGGCGCGAACTTCGAGGGTGTCGTGACCGACGGCGCGTACAAGGGCAACAAGGTGCACGCCACGGCCGACTGGGACATCGCCGCGAACATCATCCCGGGCGCCGCGCACTGCCTCCTCGGCGGTTACACGGACGCCACCGGCACCTGGAACAGCGTGACGGTGGACGTGGGCTGA
- a CDS encoding FKBP-type peptidyl-prolyl cis-trans isomerase, whose product MSATPHRRDRIGLLRRRALPAALAALALSASLSCSGPEPQNIPRVTGDFGSRPDVAMPSYPPPKEARMKVLKEGDGALTKKGQVVVTDVDMRIWESGKPLMDTYRLEQPTTAVLDGQHVARTWDQALLGRKAGSRVMLVTPATHGFGPGGMAPAQVTPSDHMVLVFDVIGGYDAKQQIPGGGSGPYGGSPEVTVKPGEEPVIGAWGAAPKKLGVRTLVEGKGPELKAGQTVVMQFTGVEWGKKSSFNSTYRRSGPNGFVMKDEVMLPGWYPGLLGRRVGSRVLITVPADQRPGFTHTPGALAAPKDKPVAYVVDILDRRDRAGR is encoded by the coding sequence GTGTCCGCCACCCCCCACCGCCGCGACCGCATCGGCCTGCTGCGCCGTCGGGCCCTGCCCGCGGCCCTCGCCGCCCTCGCCCTGTCCGCCTCCCTGAGCTGCTCGGGTCCCGAACCGCAGAACATCCCGCGGGTGACGGGCGACTTCGGCAGCCGTCCCGATGTCGCCATGCCGTCCTATCCGCCGCCGAAGGAAGCGCGGATGAAGGTCCTCAAGGAGGGCGACGGGGCGCTCACGAAGAAGGGCCAAGTCGTCGTCACCGATGTGGACATGCGCATCTGGGAGTCCGGCAAGCCCTTGATGGACACGTACCGCCTGGAACAGCCCACCACCGCGGTCCTCGACGGACAGCACGTGGCGCGGACCTGGGACCAGGCGCTGCTCGGCCGCAAGGCGGGCAGCCGGGTCATGCTGGTCACCCCGGCGACGCACGGGTTCGGGCCGGGCGGCATGGCACCCGCGCAGGTCACGCCGAGCGACCACATGGTGCTCGTCTTCGACGTCATCGGGGGGTACGACGCCAAGCAGCAGATTCCCGGGGGTGGTTCGGGCCCGTACGGCGGCTCGCCCGAGGTCACCGTGAAGCCGGGCGAGGAGCCGGTGATCGGGGCCTGGGGTGCCGCGCCCAAGAAGCTCGGGGTGCGCACGCTGGTCGAGGGGAAGGGGCCGGAGCTCAAGGCGGGGCAGACGGTGGTCATGCAGTTCACCGGGGTCGAGTGGGGCAAGAAGAGCTCGTTCAACTCGACGTACCGGCGCAGTGGTCCGAACGGTTTCGTCATGAAGGACGAGGTCATGCTGCCCGGCTGGTACCCGGGTCTGCTGGGCAGGCGGGTGGGCAGCCGGGTGCTGATCACCGTGCCGGCCGACCAGCGGCCCGGCTTCACGCACACGCCGGGGGCGCTGGCCGCGCCCAAGGACAAGCCGGTGGCGTACGTCGTCGACATCCTGGACCGCCGGGACCGCGCGGGCCGCTGA